A single region of the Nicotiana sylvestris chromosome 6, ASM39365v2, whole genome shotgun sequence genome encodes:
- the LOC138871950 gene encoding uncharacterized protein, giving the protein MTRSSIKELVNYDPEIKRSLRLRRNGQALSFQRIACEGMENQEVEDIQLPIHVEDQFDEVAPRSANRILRDYARPDRFNCESSIRKPPVEANNFEIRTGLIQTIQQSCIFTGDASEDPRSHLIDFLELVETTKYNGVPPEAIKLRLFPFSLKGDAKTWLRNLPQGSITTWDQMTQKFLNKYFSSAKTTKLRQDISNFFLKPSSRNVIDVVAGGSVMGKTLEEALQLLNEISENVIQWPSERVIIKKAATVNQVDALNTLTQQIISLAQKFETFQVNTQQPSQSESNLNGVENSQSFQKQQIQGPLGYQNPNHGQSNFRPYQQATPYQQRLQQAHSSLDDILYKYIKVIDEKMESQNSSLKNLEIQLSQLATFVSEKIQGPLSSNTEKNPKEHIKAITLRSGKELDESYADQSKQHVNNGKNVEIPSEPSEKKEVKKKEEMNIEKMNHLPMTTPFHKK; this is encoded by the exons ATGACCCGCTCTTCTATAAAAGAGTTGGTCAATTACGATCCTGAAATTAAAAGATCTCTTCGATTGCGCAGGAATGGACAAGCATTATCTTTCCAAAGAATAGCTTGTGAAGGTATGGAGAATCAAGAAGTAGAAGACATTCAACTACCAATCCATGTGGAGGATCAGTTTGATGAAGTAGCACCAAGGTCAGCAAACAGAATCCTAAGGGATTATGCTAGACCTGACCGCTTCAACTGTGAATCTAGTATCAGAAAACCTCCAGTGGAagccaacaactttgaaatcagGACTGGCCTGATTCAAACGATTCAACAGTCTTGCATCTTCACTGGAGACGCAAGTGAAGATCCACGCAGTCATTTAATTGACtttttggaacttgttgaaaCAACTAAATATAATGGagtacctcctgaagctatcaagTTAAGACTATTTCCTTTCTCTTTAAAAGGAGATGCCAAGACTTGGTTGCGAAATTTGCCACAAGGTTCCATCACCACATGGGATCAAATGACTCagaaatttttaaacaaatatttttcctCTGCTAAAACTACAAAGTTAAGACAAGACATCTCTAATTTCTT TTTAAAACCCTCTTCTAGAAATGTGATTGATGTAGTTGCAGGAGGTTCTGTAATGGGAAAAACCTTGGAGGAAGCATTGCAATTGTTGAACGAGATTTCTGAAAATGTCATCCAATGGCCATCTGAGCGTGTAATCATTAAGAAGGCTGCTACGGTAAATCAGGTTGATGCTTTAAATACACTAACACAACAAATTATTTCTTTGGCACAAAAGTTTGAAACTTTTCAGGTGAATACACAACAACCAAGCCAATCTGAG AGCAATCTAAATGGTGTTGAGAACTCTCAAAGcttccagaagcaacaaatacaGGGTCCACTCGGATACCAGAATCCAAACCATGGTCAATCAAACTTCAGACCTTATCAGCAAGCAACTCCATATCAGCAAAGGCTTCAACAAGCTCATTCAAGTCTTGATGATATTTTGTATAAGTACATTAAGGTCATTGATGAAAAGATGGAGAGCCAAAATTCATCCCTCAAAAATTTGGAAATACAGTTGAGCCAATTGGCAACTTTTGTTTCAGAAAAGATTCAGGGTCCCTTATCAAGCAATACGGAGAAAAATCCAAAAGAGCACATTAAGGCCATCACCTTACGGTCGGGTAAGGAGCTTGATGAATCCTATGCAGACCAGTCAAAACAACATGTAAATAACGGTAAGAATGTTGAAATACCCTCTGAACCATCTGAAAAGAAAGAagtcaagaaaaaagaagaaatgaatatTGAAAAAATGAATCATCTCCCTATGACAACTCCTttccacaaaaaatga